The sequence below is a genomic window from Amycolatopsis sulphurea.
CAGACGTTGGTCGTTTGTCATGTAAGATGAGCGCATGACGCGCGACTACCGGCCCGCGTACCAGCGGGTACTAGACGACCTTCAAGAGCGCATCGCCGCAGGCGATCTGAAACCTGGCGACATGGTGCCGAGCGAAGGGGAGTTGGCCGAAGAGCACGGGATCTCTCGCGGCTCTGTA
It includes:
- a CDS encoding GntR family transcriptional regulator — encoded protein: MTRDYRPAYQRVLDDLQERIAAGDLKPGDMVPSEGELAEEHGISRGSV